One region of Deinococcus wulumuqiensis R12 genomic DNA includes:
- a CDS encoding IS6 family transposase, whose protein sequence is MTDRKPYRHRFPLSVIGYALRLYHRFPLSQRDVQELLHERGVQVSHETLRQWNIKFAPLLTEELRHREPRRGSRWHLDEVCVKVGGVKHWLWRAVDEYGDVLDILLQEHRDTQAAKSFFVRLLGEYDVPEVIHTDKLWSYGAALREIPVLHDVEHVQVVSTARCNNLVEQSHRPTRQQERSQLGFKRRKRTQEFLALHARVSNLHRHTRTTVPATLRRSHQSAALLRLREAMQQVA, encoded by the coding sequence GTGACTGACCGGAAGCCCTATCGACATCGATTCCCGCTGAGTGTCATTGGGTATGCCCTGCGGCTCTACCACCGCTTCCCCCTCAGCCAGCGGGACGTTCAGGAACTGCTTCACGAGCGTGGTGTTCAGGTCAGTCACGAGACCCTCCGTCAGTGGAACATCAAGTTCGCCCCACTCCTGACCGAGGAACTGCGCCATCGAGAACCCCGGCGGGGTTCTCGATGGCATCTGGACGAGGTCTGCGTCAAGGTCGGCGGGGTCAAGCATTGGTTGTGGCGAGCGGTCGACGAATACGGGGACGTGCTGGACATTCTGCTTCAGGAACACCGAGACACCCAGGCGGCCAAGTCCTTTTTTGTCCGCCTCCTGGGGGAATACGACGTGCCGGAGGTGATCCATACCGACAAGCTGTGGAGCTATGGGGCGGCGCTGCGTGAGATTCCCGTGCTCCACGACGTGGAGCACGTTCAGGTCGTTTCCACCGCCCGCTGTAACAATCTGGTGGAGCAATCTCATCGACCCACCCGGCAGCAAGAACGAAGCCAACTGGGCTTCAAGCGCCGGAAACGAACACAAGAATTCCTCGCCCTGCACGCCCGAGTCTCGAACCTCCATCGACACACGCGAACCACCGTTCCCGCCACACTCAGACGAAGCCATCAATCCGCAGCTCTTCTCCGCTTGCGAGAGGCGATGCAGCAGGTGGCTTGA
- a CDS encoding helix-turn-helix domain-containing protein: MSTVRWRLSEYLEQRGLTAYGLAKASGIERMGTVYRIARQGHEPARVDLPTLARILDGLYSLTGEEVQLTDILEYVPDRASKKALPAQHQD, from the coding sequence ATGTCAACTGTCCGGTGGCGTCTAAGCGAGTACCTGGAGCAGCGTGGTCTGACTGCCTACGGTCTTGCGAAAGCCAGCGGTATTGAGCGCATGGGCACGGTTTATCGAATTGCTCGACAGGGCCACGAACCTGCACGTGTTGATTTGCCTACCCTGGCACGTATTCTTGATGGCCTATACTCCCTCACCGGTGAGGAAGTCCAACTCACCGACATCCTGGAATACGTTCCCGATAGAGCTTCAAAAAAGGCCCTGCCAGCGCAGCATCAGGACTGA
- a CDS encoding bifunctional DNA primase/polymerase — protein MPAPSANSLLAAALSYLELGWSILPVNSGGKWDKRPHQALKDTGHTQLIDGETKAAWKLLQTERPTQEQVKKWFAREVGKGVALVTGAISGIVVLDFDGEQGVALMKALGLNPHARTGSGGYHVYLKHPGFSVQTLNSKAKHELGERWPGLDIRADGGYAILPPSRNNSGPYQQLRSFDDLDDVAVLPEELAAYLGLIQVQRPVTSPAPSRPVRQHFVPSGNRVPAELILERALRHVQGEGRNNAGMWLACQLRDNGYSEIESGAVMGNYVAQVPATNAKGQHEPYTVAEAHATLRSAYSQPARRPWEQSDSFTAGDAGLPADSAVQASAPSNDLPDVGTVYVVPSNIKKRVTPYLTMVRAVLGGFEAEI, from the coding sequence ATGCCCGCCCCCTCTGCGAACTCCCTCCTGGCTGCGGCCCTGTCATATCTCGAGCTGGGCTGGAGCATCCTTCCAGTCAACAGCGGCGGGAAGTGGGATAAGCGGCCTCATCAGGCGCTTAAAGATACGGGACATACCCAGCTTATCGATGGTGAAACGAAAGCCGCCTGGAAGCTCCTGCAAACAGAGCGTCCAACGCAGGAACAGGTCAAAAAATGGTTCGCAAGGGAGGTAGGAAAAGGGGTTGCACTCGTCACTGGTGCGATAAGTGGCATTGTGGTTCTTGACTTTGATGGGGAGCAGGGCGTTGCCCTCATGAAGGCGCTTGGCCTCAATCCCCACGCGAGGACAGGCAGCGGCGGCTATCACGTCTACCTCAAGCATCCTGGCTTTTCCGTTCAGACGCTTAACAGCAAGGCCAAGCACGAACTCGGGGAACGCTGGCCGGGTCTGGACATCCGGGCGGACGGTGGCTACGCCATCCTGCCACCCAGCAGGAATAATTCTGGCCCCTATCAACAACTGCGCTCCTTTGACGACCTGGACGACGTGGCTGTCCTCCCTGAAGAGCTGGCGGCCTACCTCGGTCTGATACAAGTTCAGCGCCCAGTAACTTCACCCGCACCCAGTCGCCCGGTGAGACAGCACTTTGTTCCTTCTGGCAATAGGGTTCCGGCAGAACTAATCCTTGAACGCGCCCTGCGGCATGTTCAGGGTGAAGGAAGGAACAATGCTGGGATGTGGCTGGCTTGCCAGTTGCGGGACAATGGGTATAGCGAGATCGAGTCGGGAGCCGTTATGGGTAATTACGTCGCTCAGGTGCCTGCCACCAACGCAAAGGGGCAGCATGAGCCTTATACCGTTGCGGAGGCCCACGCTACACTTCGGAGCGCTTACAGTCAGCCTGCTCGCAGACCGTGGGAACAATCAGATTCGTTCACCGCAGGCGATGCGGGGTTACCCGCCGACAGTGCGGTTCAAGCATCAGCACCATCCAATGATTTGCCTGATGTGGGAACGGTTTATGTCGTCCCGAGCAACATCAAGAAAAGAGTGACTCCCTATTTGACAATGGTTCGTGCAGTTTTAGGCGGCTTTGAGGCCGAAATTTAG